The sequence TTACAAACTCATTGTACGCCATGGTCGAAGACGACGACTCGCTAGGACTGAAGCTCTGAAAAACGCTCATCAGCACTACGGCTATTACCAGCCACAAGATGAGATTCTTTGCCATATCGCTCAAAGCCTATTACCTCTATTAAAATCACTACCCGACAGGGTACTACAGTTTATAATCTGTCGCTACCAAGTAGACTTCTCTGGAACGAGCTCGAGAAGAATCCGGTTTACGCGTTTTGACCGTTTTAAAAGCGGCCCTTGCATCCTTCAGGAACTCTTCAAACCCCTGCCCCTGAAATACTTTGACGACAAAATGGCCGCCAGGTTTCAATACTTGGTGACACATATCCAAGGCAAGCTCGACTAAGTACATAGAACGAGCTTGATCAACTGTGCCGTTGCCACTCATATTAGGCGCCATATCCGACAATATAACATCGACATTCCTTCCACCGATTCTATCGGTTAACGCCTCCAACACTGATTCTTCACGAAAATCACCCTGAAGGAAATCGACACCAGCGATTGGGTCCATCGGTAAAATATCACAGGCAATAATTTGACCGTCACCATTAAAGTAATCAGCAACGTATTGCGACCAACCACCAGGGGCAGCCCCTAGATCAACGACAGTGTGGCCTTTTTTGATCAACTTATCTTTCTGCTGTATTTCTTCCAGCTTAAAAACCGCCCGAGAACGCAGGCCTTTTTTTTGCGCTTTTTGCACAAAATGATCATCGAAATGCTCTTTCAGCCAACGCTGACTACTGACACTGCGCTTTTTTCCCATGATTTACCGAAGTTTCCTCAATTAACTGGCTAGAACACCTTATCTGGCGTTACAATAGCAAAAATTCAAGTCGTAAACCGGAATATTAGCAAATGTCATTAACAAATAAACAAAAGCAATTTTTGAAAGGACTGGCTCACCCACTAAAACCAGTTGTTTTATTAGGTGCAAATGGGTTAACTGAAGGCGTTATCGCTGAAATAGAGCAAGCGCTTGAGCACCATGAACTCATAAAAGTAAAAGTGCCTGAAGAAGATAAAGAGTTACGTCAGCAGGTGATGGCAACTATTGTTCAACACACCGGTGCAGAGCAAGTGCAAATTATTGGTAAAACTCAAATTCTGTATAAGCAAGCTGAAGAGCCTCAAATAAAACTACCGCGTCGTTAGTTTATTCGTTTTCTTCTGAAGGTATCGGCGGCTGCATTGCTAAAGCTCGTGCAATAAGCTCAACAGCTTGTTCTTTATTCAGAAAGTTGTCTTTTGACAATAAGTAACAGTCCAGCAGAAAGGCCTCCGCTTTTCTGCTGCCTTCTAGCCCATACTTTTTCATCAAAGGTACAACTCGCCGGTGGGCATTTAGAAAATTTAACCGCTGCCACTGCTCATGCTCTCTAACACTCGCTTTGGTGTAGTCACCGATACTGTAGGTGTATTGAGGTTTGCTCAACTGCTGGCCGGGAGCACAAAACCAATCTAATGAAATACCTTCTTTTAACAATGCCCGAATGATATCAGGCCACGGCAATTTGCCCGTCCGTCTCCAATTATTATACTCAGCTTGGGTTTTACCAAGCCATATTGCGATATCCTTGTAAGTTGTTTTATTCGTCACGAGCTTAAGTCGTTCAAAACATTCTTTGACGGTCAAATCATCAATTTGAGTATAAGAGAGAGGATCGAACTTAGGGGCTTCCGTGTCCATTGTTTAGTTTCTTTGTTTCTTTAATGTTAATAGCCTGTATTAGATGCGGAAATATACAACAATCTGTCGAAAAAACCACCTCCCATGACCCCAAAAACAAAAAAGGGCTGGTAAACCTAAGTTTCCAGCCCTTAAAAACTTTATAAAATTTAGTGTGTTACTTGTACTCTACCTTAACGACTTCGTACTCAACTTCACCATTTGGCGTAGTAACAGTAGCAACATCATCAATTTCTTTACCAATTAAGGCACGAGAAATCGGTGAGTTAACAGAAATAAGATTCGACTTTATGTCCGCTTCGTCATCACCGACAATTTTGTAAGTCACTTCTTCGTCCGTTTTAGTATTGTACACAGTGACTGTCGCACCAAAAATGACTTTGCCATTGTTCGGTACTTTCGTCACATCAATAATTTGAGCGTTAGAAAGCTTCGATTCAATTTCTTGAATTCGGCCTTCACAAAAACCTTGTTGTTCACGTGCTGCATGGTACTCCGCATTTTCTTTTAAATCGCCATGCTCCCGTGCGTCGGCAATCGCCTCAACAATGCGAGGTCGCTCTACCGTTTTTAAGCGCTTCAGCTCATCTCTTAACAGCTGAGCGCCCCGTTCCGTCATTGGAATCTGGTTCATACTAACGATACCCTTTTATGTAATTCTTGCACTGAGCTTACTCTAGCTCTGTCGTCCGCCGTGTTTGCTTTTACCGTCGCGAACGCTGCGTTTAATGTGGTGGTGTAAATCACTTTATTCAATAGAGCTTCACGGCGAATGTAAACAGAGTCTTCTATCGCCTGACGACCTTCTACTGTATTAATGATATAACTGTACTCGCCATTTTTTATGGCATCAACAATATTTGGCCGACCTTCCTGAAGCTTGTTGACGATAGAGCAATCAATGCCCTCTTCTGCCAGCATTTTAGCGGTACCGCGGGTGGCCTCTAAGCTGAAACCTAAAGCTAACAAGCCACGCGCAAGATCCATAAGGCGCTGTTTATCGCTGTCTTTCACAGAAATAAGCGCTTTACCTTTTTTCGCTAACGCTTCACCGGCACCAAGGTTCGCTTTTGCGTAGGCCTCTTCGAAGCTTTCGCCAACGCCCATAACCTCACCCGTTGAGCGCATTTCAGGACCTCGAATTGGATCGACCCCCTGGAACTTCGCAAACGGAATGACCACTTCTTTAACCGAGTAATACGGTGGAATAATTTCTTTTACGTAACCTTGTTCTTCCAGGCTACGTCCCACCATAACCCGCGCAGCTACTTTCGCCAACGGCACACCTGTCGCCTTTGAAACAAAAGGTACGGTACGAGCGGCGCGAGGGTTCACCTCAATTAGATAAATTTCATCGTCTTTTACAGCAAATTGCGCATTCATTAAGCCGTTTACGTTCAATTCAAACGCCAATTTACGCATCTGTTCGCGCAATTGCGCTTGAATGATGTCACTCAGAGAATACGGCGGTAACGAACATGCCGAGTCACCTGAGTGAACACCGGCTTCCTCAATGTGCTGCATGATGCCGCCAATCAACACATCTTTACCGTCGCAAATGGCGTCGACATCAACCTCAATTGCGTTATCCAGGAATTTATCCAACAGCACAGGCGCATCATTTGACACTTTTACAGCATCGGTCAAATAACGCTGCAAGTCGGTCTCGTCATACACTATTTCCATAGCGCGACCACCAAGAACATACGATGGGCGAACGACCAACGGATAGCCAATGCGCTTCGCTTCGGTCAGAGCCTCGTTAAAACCTGTGACTGTTGCGTTTTCAGGCTGCTTCAAGCCCAAACGACGAACCGCTGTTTGGAAACGTTCGCGGTCTTCTGAGCGGTCGATAGCATCTGGCGAGGTGCCAATAATAGGTACACCATTCGCTTCTAACTCACGCGCAAGTTTCAACGGAGTCTGGCCACCGTACTGAACAATAACGCCTTTCGGCTTCTCAATACGAACAATTTCCAGTACATCTTCTAAGGTAATCGGTTCGAAGTACAGACGGTCGGACGTATCATAATCGGTTGAAACAGTTTCCGGGTTACAGTTCACCATAATGGTTTCGTAACCGTCCTCTCGAAGCGCCAGCGCCGCGTGAACACAGCAATAATCGAACTCAATACCTTGTCCGATACGGTTAGGTCCGCCGCCAATAACCATGATTTTTTCTTTATCAGACGGTTCGGCTTCGCATTCTTCGTCATAACTTGAATACATGTATGCAGTGCTTGACGCGAACTCTGCTGCACAGGTATCTACGCGCTTATAAACCGGGTGTATTTTGAACTGTTGACGTTTCTTACGCACTTCGGCTTCGCTGACGTGAAGTACATCGGCTATTCTGGCATCCGCAAATCCACGACGTTTCAGAACGGTCATGACCTCTTTTGAAAGTCCAGCCAAGCCTAGCTCATCAACTTCTTTTTCAAGGTTGATAAGCTCTTCAATTTGAATCAGGTACCACTCGTCTATGCGTGTCAGCTCAAATACTTCGCGAACCGTCATACCTAGACGGAAAGCATCCGCAATGTACCAAATACGCTCGGCACCCGGTTCTTTCAATTCACGAATCACCTTTGAGCGAGCGTCTTCTGCCTGTATGTCAACAACCGGATCAAAACCAGCTGCGCCCAACTCCAAGCCACGCAGAGCTTTTTGCATGGACTCCTGGAAGTTACGACCAATGGCCATTACCTCACCGACTGACTTCATCTGAGTCGTCAAACGGTCGTTACAGTTCGCAAACTTCTCAAAGTTGAAACGAGGAATTTTAGTGACAACGTAGTCTAACGCAGGCTCGAACGACGCAGGTGTGACACCACCGGTAATTTCGTTTTCAAGTTCATCCAGCGTATAACCAACAGCTAATTTTGCCGCCACTTTTGCGATTGGGAAGCCCGTTGCTTTCGACGCCAACGCCGACGAACGAGAAACTCGTGGGTTCATCTCAATAATGACCATGCGTCCAGTATCAGGGTTAACGCCAAACTGAACGTTAGAGCCACCGGTTTCCACACCAATTTCACGCAGTACAGCCATCGCCGCATCACGCATTATTTGAAATTCTTTATCGGTCAGCGTTTGCGCTGGAGCAACCGTAATAGAGTCACCAGTGTGAATACCCATGGCATCGAAATTTTCGATGGTACATACGATAATGCAGTTATCGCTTTTATCGCGCACCACTTCCATTTCGTATTCTTTCCAGCCAAGCAATGACTCGTCAATGAGAAGCTCATTCGTTGGGGACAAGTCCAGTCCGCGACGACAAATTTCTTCAAACTCTTCGCGGTTATAAGCAATACCGCCACCGCTTCCGCCCATTGTAAACGACGGACGAATAATGCAAGGAAAGCCTAAGCGGTCAAGGACATCGAATGCTTCTTCCATGCTGTGCGCCATTTCTGCATTGGGCGTTTCCAGACCAATGGCCTTCATGGCTTTGTCAAAACGATCTCGGTTCTCCGCTTTATCAATCGCGTCGGCGTTGGCACCAATCATTTCTACTTTATAGCGCTCCAACACTCCATGACGATCCAAATCTAATGCACAGTTCAGTGCGGTTTGCCCGCCCATCGTCGGTAAAATAGCATCCGGACGCTCACGCTCAATGATTTTCTCAAGCACTTCCCAGTGAATTGGCTCAATGTAGGTCGCATCGGCCATTTCCGGATCTGTCATAATAGTTGCCGGGTTCGAGTTTACCAATATCACTCGGTACCCTTCTTCGCGTAGCGCTTTACAGGCCTGGGCTCCAGAGTAATCAAACTCGCACGCCTGACCGATAACAATCGGACCTGCGCCTAAAATCAAAATGCTTTTAATGTCGGTACGTTTTGGCATAAGTCGCTCTGTCTATCCTCTCGCTATACGTAATTGCTTATTGAACAACGAATTACGCATTAGCCTGCATTAATTCAATAAAATGGTCGAAAAGCTCACTGGCGTCATGCGGACCAGGACTTGCTTCCGGGTGTCCCTGGAAGCTAAAGGCCGGTTTATCGTTACGGTGAACGCCTTGTAAGGTTCCATCGAACAATGAGCGATGCGTGACATCGAGGCACGCCGGCAGATTTTCTTCATCAACCGCAAAGCCGTGGTTCTGACTGGTTATCATAACCTGCTTCGTTTTAAGATCTTGAACTGGGTGGTTCGCACCATGGTGACCAAACTTCATTTTGACGGACTGCGCACCACTGGCAATTGAGAGCAGCTGGTGACCTAAGCAGATACCAAAAATTGGGATGTCTTTTTCCAGAAAGGTTTTAATGGCTTTTATTGCATAATCACATGGCTCTGGGTCGCCCGGTCCATTCGATAAGAAGATGCCATCCGGGTTCATTGCCAGAACGTCTTCTGCAGTCGTTTGCGCGGGTACCACGGTTAGTTTACAGTTTCGGTCAGCCAATAGCCTTAGGATATTTTGTTTGCAGCCGTAGTCGTATGCAACAACATGATATTTAGACTGCTCTGGCTGGGTGAAGCCTTCGCCCAATTGCCAACTTCCACCCTTCCATTCATAAGGCTGATCACAGCAGACTTCTTTTGCTAGATCCATGCCTTTTAACCCTGGGAACTCTTGCGCTAACTTCAGCGCTTTCTGCTCGTCAAGCTCACCGACAATAATACAGCCATTCTGAGCGCCCTTTTCTCGTAGTATTCGAGTCAAACGACGCGTATCAATATCAGCAATACCCACCACATTATGACGCTGCAAATAGGCACTGAGTGTTTCTTCTTTTCGAAAGTTACTGGCTTTCATGGCCATATCACGAATAATAAGACCTTTCGCCCAGACATTATCAGATTCTTGATCTTCTGAGTTAGTGCCTGTATTGCCAATGTGGGGATAAGTGAGGGTAACAATTTGTTCGGTATAAGATGGGTCGGTAAGAATTTCCTGATAGCCTGTCATTGCCGTATTAAAGACAACTTCACCGACGGCGGAGCCTTCCGCTCCTATTGCGGTTCCGCGAAAAACGGACCCGTCGGCAAGCACCAGAATCGCTCGTTTAGCGGATTGACTCGCTAGAATACTCAAGGGCAACCTCCGTACATAAAAAAACGGGTGAATCAAATAATTTGACTTCGCCCGCCTTGCGTCCTGAACCGCGCATTTTGCCTGTTACATCCAAAAGCACGTTAACTGACTGAATTAACTGCCCGAATTGACTTAGGCAAATTGCACTTATTCTACGAAATTTTACCCAAATCGTCCAGTTATATTTATTGTGTGAGT comes from Idiomarina sp. X4 and encodes:
- the rlmE gene encoding 23S rRNA (uridine(2552)-2'-O)-methyltransferase RlmE codes for the protein MGKKRSVSSQRWLKEHFDDHFVQKAQKKGLRSRAVFKLEEIQQKDKLIKKGHTVVDLGAAPGGWSQYVADYFNGDGQIIACDILPMDPIAGVDFLQGDFREESVLEALTDRIGGRNVDVILSDMAPNMSGNGTVDQARSMYLVELALDMCHQVLKPGGHFVVKVFQGQGFEEFLKDARAAFKTVKTRKPDSSRARSREVYLVATDYKL
- the yhbY gene encoding ribosome assembly RNA-binding protein YhbY, with the protein product MSLTNKQKQFLKGLAHPLKPVVLLGANGLTEGVIAEIEQALEHHELIKVKVPEEDKELRQQVMATIVQHTGAEQVQIIGKTQILYKQAEEPQIKLPRR
- the greA gene encoding transcription elongation factor GreA, with the translated sequence MNQIPMTERGAQLLRDELKRLKTVERPRIVEAIADAREHGDLKENAEYHAAREQQGFCEGRIQEIESKLSNAQIIDVTKVPNNGKVIFGATVTVYNTKTDEEVTYKIVGDDEADIKSNLISVNSPISRALIGKEIDDVATVTTPNGEVEYEVVKVEYK
- the carB gene encoding carbamoyl-phosphate synthase large subunit, with product MPKRTDIKSILILGAGPIVIGQACEFDYSGAQACKALREEGYRVILVNSNPATIMTDPEMADATYIEPIHWEVLEKIIERERPDAILPTMGGQTALNCALDLDRHGVLERYKVEMIGANADAIDKAENRDRFDKAMKAIGLETPNAEMAHSMEEAFDVLDRLGFPCIIRPSFTMGGSGGGIAYNREEFEEICRRGLDLSPTNELLIDESLLGWKEYEMEVVRDKSDNCIIVCTIENFDAMGIHTGDSITVAPAQTLTDKEFQIMRDAAMAVLREIGVETGGSNVQFGVNPDTGRMVIIEMNPRVSRSSALASKATGFPIAKVAAKLAVGYTLDELENEITGGVTPASFEPALDYVVTKIPRFNFEKFANCNDRLTTQMKSVGEVMAIGRNFQESMQKALRGLELGAAGFDPVVDIQAEDARSKVIRELKEPGAERIWYIADAFRLGMTVREVFELTRIDEWYLIQIEELINLEKEVDELGLAGLSKEVMTVLKRRGFADARIADVLHVSEAEVRKKRQQFKIHPVYKRVDTCAAEFASSTAYMYSSYDEECEAEPSDKEKIMVIGGGPNRIGQGIEFDYCCVHAALALREDGYETIMVNCNPETVSTDYDTSDRLYFEPITLEDVLEIVRIEKPKGVIVQYGGQTPLKLARELEANGVPIIGTSPDAIDRSEDRERFQTAVRRLGLKQPENATVTGFNEALTEAKRIGYPLVVRPSYVLGGRAMEIVYDETDLQRYLTDAVKVSNDAPVLLDKFLDNAIEVDVDAICDGKDVLIGGIMQHIEEAGVHSGDSACSLPPYSLSDIIQAQLREQMRKLAFELNVNGLMNAQFAVKDDEIYLIEVNPRAARTVPFVSKATGVPLAKVAARVMVGRSLEEQGYVKEIIPPYYSVKEVVIPFAKFQGVDPIRGPEMRSTGEVMGVGESFEEAYAKANLGAGEALAKKGKALISVKDSDKQRLMDLARGLLALGFSLEATRGTAKMLAEEGIDCSIVNKLQEGRPNIVDAIKNGEYSYIINTVEGRQAIEDSVYIRREALLNKVIYTTTLNAAFATVKANTADDRARVSSVQELHKRVSLV
- the carA gene encoding glutamine-hydrolyzing carbamoyl-phosphate synthase small subunit; its protein translation is MSILASQSAKRAILVLADGSVFRGTAIGAEGSAVGEVVFNTAMTGYQEILTDPSYTEQIVTLTYPHIGNTGTNSEDQESDNVWAKGLIIRDMAMKASNFRKEETLSAYLQRHNVVGIADIDTRRLTRILREKGAQNGCIIVGELDEQKALKLAQEFPGLKGMDLAKEVCCDQPYEWKGGSWQLGEGFTQPEQSKYHVVAYDYGCKQNILRLLADRNCKLTVVPAQTTAEDVLAMNPDGIFLSNGPGDPEPCDYAIKAIKTFLEKDIPIFGICLGHQLLSIASGAQSVKMKFGHHGANHPVQDLKTKQVMITSQNHGFAVDEENLPACLDVTHRSLFDGTLQGVHRNDKPAFSFQGHPEASPGPHDASELFDHFIELMQANA